The Chryseobacterium sp. G0186 genome includes the window GTCTCGTACTGTGCTTGAAATCTCCTCTTATCCCTCCTACAACCAACACCGCCGTAATGCATAGGGTTACAATAGAGGAAAGAAAATACGGAAGTAATTTAGCCGGTTTAACATCTTCAACTTTCACTTTTTTATAAAGGAAAACCCAGAGCGCCATTAGAACAATGAACCAGATCAGCACAAAAGGATGCTGCCCAATGGAAATCATCAATGTTTGGGAAACGTTGGATTCATGTTCTGCTACCTGAAACACCGCTGAAGTAAGCCTTGCCTGGGAAAATTTATAGTAAATAAAATCTCCGAAGTTCATACCATATGCCACTCCATTGGTAATAAAATAAAGCCAGAAAAGAATTTTCTGAAACACTTTCTTTGTATTGATAACCAGTGGAAGAAGACTCAGCAGTATAAATAGTGCATTCACATATAAAATAGCTGTGGTATCAAATGCTGTCCCATGGTAGGCAAGCTTCAGATAATCTGAAACAGAGTCTACCTTGATAAGGTCCTTATTAAAATACCAAAATAAAAGTCTTGCGATCTGATAAAAAGCATAGGCTAAAAAAATCCTGTAAAGCAATGCCAGAACTTCCTGTTTTCTAAATCCTTTTAAAAATTTCATGGGGCAAATTTACACCAAATTCACTTTATTGCATTTTTTAGTGCATATTATTTTGAGTTAGAATTTTTAAAAACAGTAATTTTGTGGTTATGGATTTTATAAAGAATAATCTGGCCAATGCCTTGACCCTGGCTAATTTATTTGCAGGCTGTGTGGGTGCAATACACCTTATTTTAGGAGACTATCAAACTACGGCAATATGCCTTATCCTCTCCTCTATCTTTGATTTCTTTGACGGATTTGTAGCCAGAGCCGTAAAATCAAACTCTAATCTTGGGCTTCAGCTAGATTCCCTTGCGGATATGGTGAGCTTTGGTTTGATTCCCGGACTTACCATGTATAAAGCACTTGAACCATTCGGAACAGAGCTTCTTGGGCTACATTTTCCATTTGAGATCAAGTATTTAGGATTGATTGTTACCACATTCTCCTGTCTGAGACTTGCTATTTTTAACCTTGATGAGGAACAGAGATATTATTTCAAGGGGCTGAACACTCCTACCAATACCGTTTTACTTTTCGGATTATACTATGCCTTTAAAGAAACCGGAACTTTCAGCTTTTTGTTTGAAAATAAATTGCTACTGGTTATCCTAACGCTTCTCACTTCATGGCTTTTAATCAGTCCGATAAAAATGATGGCCATGAAGTTTAAATCAAAAGCCTTAAAGGACAACTATCCGAAGGTAGTATTGTTAGTCGGTGGAATTGCCATTCTTGCGATCTTCCAGATTGTAGGAATTCCGATGCTTGTGATCTATTATATATTGGTATCACTTGTTTTTCAGAGACAGTTAAAATAGAAGCTATACTGAGACAACGAATTGAGTACACGACCTCATTTTTAAATTAAAACATTTTTTTCAAATTATTAATAATCGACATGAATTTAAAACTCCATAAACCACTTTGTATTTTTGACCTGGAAACTACAGGAACCAACATCGGGAAAGACAGAATTGTTGAAATCTGTATTCTGAAAGTAAATCCTGACGCATCCAGGGAAAGCAAAACATGGCGCGTTAACCCGGAAATGCCTATTCCAAAAGAAAGCAGTGAAATCCACGGAATTTATGATGAAGACGTAAAAGATGCTCCTACTTTCAGAGATATCGCTTCTAAAGTCATGGAAATGATAGCCGGAACTGATTTAGGAGGTTTTAATTCCAACAGATTTGATGTTCCGCTTTTAGCTGAAGAATTATTAAGAGTAGGAATGGATTTTGATCTTAGTAAATTCAAATTGGTAGATGCTCAGACTATTTTCCATAAAAAGGAACCTAGAAACCTTGGCGCTGCTTACCAGTTTTATTGCGGAAAAACCCTTGAAAATGCCCACTCTGCAGAAGCAGATGTGATGGCTACATT containing:
- a CDS encoding CDP-alcohol phosphatidyltransferase family protein, translated to MDFIKNNLANALTLANLFAGCVGAIHLILGDYQTTAICLILSSIFDFFDGFVARAVKSNSNLGLQLDSLADMVSFGLIPGLTMYKALEPFGTELLGLHFPFEIKYLGLIVTTFSCLRLAIFNLDEEQRYYFKGLNTPTNTVLLFGLYYAFKETGTFSFLFENKLLLVILTLLTSWLLISPIKMMAMKFKSKALKDNYPKVVLLVGGIAILAIFQIVGIPMLVIYYILVSLVFQRQLK
- a CDS encoding 3'-5' exonuclease, producing the protein MNLKLHKPLCIFDLETTGTNIGKDRIVEICILKVNPDASRESKTWRVNPEMPIPKESSEIHGIYDEDVKDAPTFRDIASKVMEMIAGTDLGGFNSNRFDVPLLAEELLRVGMDFDLSKFKLVDAQTIFHKKEPRNLGAAYQFYCGKTLENAHSAEADVMATFEVLDAQVGKYDDIPNEIAPLSEFTFHNKNADLAGFIGYNDKMEEVFNFGKYKGQGVKAVFQKDLGYYGWLQNADFPLYTKKVFTKIQLSSKF